A window of Cryptomeria japonica chromosome 3, Sugi_1.0, whole genome shotgun sequence contains these coding sequences:
- the LOC131066013 gene encoding uncharacterized protein LOC131066013, producing MDFQKSFLIFNFLFAMQFMVLTLALDLHRMSIEDYVNYTNPPAVHKYQHENGDTILCVRYEDQISFNSDKTYGHNKKDLRKSWTNENLSSSLRKECPEGTVHVREIKHEHVKRAGSVASFIAIQNAGAGHSYETKTVIANYIYESAEIRKARGIMNVWQPYLAPGDLLTRCLIRIGVETSDGQPIQMIESGWQVSRSLYGDSTPRFFVRWTADGYNSTGCFDLICSGFVMAKDAPFYAGQPLTNVSVYGDPNKQVELDIAIQYKARNHPAWVIYVGSKEVGYLPANLVADILPKINTVKWGGEVWVVGGGPPSKTDMGNGRFPGKRYPYDAYVKNMEFMVLTLAVDMNNMTVEDYVSYINPPSVHKYQLTSKHENGDSILCVMHEDQISLLPAGKNKTNWRKMGMNENLKHFKGCPEGTIHVREIKHKHVERSGSVARFIGIKNAWEYMWETEYAMASLLFGEGGIEKATGVMNVWQPPLSPSGTDVLSRGLIRIGVENAEKIVQTIEAGWIVSQILYGDQKSRFFIRWTADGFQKTGCYDQKCPGFVLAKNAPLYPGEAFKEVSIYGNKEKQVELGIAIQYEARNPPAWVVYVGSKEVGYLPANLVPDILPKINTVKWGGEVMVVANFPQSKLDMGSGRFPEGGYPNAAYVRDMDVFKAGGKRMYGGSFQYMQSRPYCYRVGDKDGPSTWGTHIFYGGPGGDETLCRTVQPPPFPGRV from the exons ATGGATTTTCAGAAATCTTTTCTCATATTTAACTTCTTATTTGCAATGCAATTTATGGTTTTGACATTAGCTCTTGATTTGCACAGAATGTCTATTGAAGACTATGTCAATTACACCAATCCTCCTGCTGTGCACAAGTATCAG CATGAGAATGGAGACACAATACTCTGTGTCAGATATGAGGATCAGATTTCCTTCAATTCTGACAAAACATATGGGCATAATAAG AAAGATTTGAGAAAAAGCTGGACGAATGAGAATTTGAGTTCTTCCTTGAGAAAGGAATGCCCAGAGGGAACAGTACATGTGAGGGAGATAAAGCATGAACATGTTAAGAGAGCTGGATCTGTGGCTAGCTTTATTGCCATTCAAAATGCTGGTGCTGGCCATTCATATGAAACAAAG ACTGTGATTGCAAACTATATCTATGAATCTGCTGAAATTCGGAAAGCTAGAGGGATAATGAATGTGTGGCAACCATATTTGGCTCCGGGTGATCTGCTGACTCGTTGTTTAATAAGGATTGGGGTGGAAACAAGTGATGGACAACCAATTCAGATGATAGAGTCTGGTTGGCAA GTTAGTAGATCACTATACGGAGATTCAACACCAAGGTTCTTTGTACGTTGGACG GCAGATGGTTACAACAGTACAGGTTGTTTTGACCTAATTTGCTCAGGATTTGTCATGGCAAAAGATGCTCCATTTTATGCTGGTCAGCCATTAACAAATGTATCTGTATATGGAGATCCCAATAAACAAGTTGAATTAGATATAGCTATACAATAT AAAGCAAGAAACCATCCAGCATGGGTGATATATGTTGGTTCCAAAGAAGTGGGTTACTTGCCTGCAAATTTAGTAGCAGACATTCTTCCAAAAATCAATACAGTGAAATGGGGCGGAGAAGTTTGGGTTGTCGGGGGAGGTCCACCCTCGAAAACAGATATGGGTAATGGAAGATTTCCTGGCAAGCGCTACCCATATGATGCATATGTTAAAAATATGGAG TTTATGGTTTTGACACTAGCAGTTGACATGAATAACATGACCGTTGAAGATTATGTCAGTTACATCAATCCTCCGTCTGTGCACAAGTACCAG CTTACTAGCAAG caTGAAAATGGAGACAGCATACTCTGTGTAATGCATGAAGATCAGATATCCCTCCTTCCAGCTGGCAAAAATAAG ACCAATTGGAGAAAGATGGGGATGAATGAAAATCTCAAACACTTCAAGGGTTGCCCAGAAGGAACAATCCATGTGAGGGAAATAAAGCATAAGCATGTTGAAAGAAGTGGATCTGTGGCTCGGTTCATAGGAATAAAGAATGCTTGGGAATATATGTGGGAAACAGAG TATGCCATGGCAAGCCTCCTCTTTGGTGAAGGTGGGATTGAGAAAGCTACAGGTGTTATGAATGTGTGGCAACCACCTTTGAGTCCCTCTGGCACTGATGTTCTAAGTCGTGGTCTCATAAGGATTGGTGTAGAAAATGCTGAAAAAATAGTCCAGACAATAGAGGCTGGTTGGATA GTTTCCCAAATTTTGTATGGAGATCAGAAATCAAGATTCTTTATACGCTGGACG GCTGATGGCTTCCAGAAGACAGGTTGTTATGACCAAAAATGTCCAGGGTTTGTTTTGGCGAAAAATGCTCCATTATATCCTGGTGAAGCATTTAAAGAAGTATCTATATATGGAAACAAAGAAAAGCAGGTTGAACTAGGCATAGCTATACAATAT GAAGCAAGAAATCCTCCTGCATGGGTGGTATATGTTGGGTCCAAAGAAGTGGGTTACTTGCCTGCAAATTTAGTACCAGACATTCTGCCAAAGATCAATACAGTGAAATGGGGAGGTGAAGTTATGGTTGTGGCAAATTTCCCACAGTCCAAATTAGATATGGGTAGTGGAAGATTTCCTGAGGGGGGCTATCCAAATGCAGCATATGTCAGAGATATGGATGTATTTAAGGCTGGTGGTAAGAGAATGTATGGAGGAAGCTTTCAGTATATGCAGAGTCGTCCATATTGTTATAGAGTGGGGGATAAGGATGGCCCCTCCACATGGGGCACTCACATCTTTTATGGGGGTCCAGGAGGTGATGAAACTCTCTGCAGAACAGTCCAACCTCCACCATTCCCAGGAAGAGTTTGA